Proteins from a genomic interval of Clostridium scatologenes:
- the murI gene encoding glutamate racemase — MKVECRPIGFFDSGVGGISVLKEAVKLLPGEDFIYFGDSNNAPYGIKTVEEASKLTFEAVEFLISKNIKAVVIACNTATSAAIVDLRKKYSIVMPVIGIEPALKPAVELKRKGQIVVMATPMTLAERKFNNLMNRYKSQAQMYPMPCPGLVELIEQGMVEGEAVEKYLRDKIEPLKEEGIAAIVLGCTHYPFIKKTLSKLLNNEVPIIDGSLGTVKQLKRELIKSNLASEKREGGKVTVYNSLDSDEIIKLSYKLLECE, encoded by the coding sequence ATGAAAGTGGAATGTAGACCAATAGGTTTTTTTGATTCTGGAGTTGGAGGAATTAGTGTATTAAAAGAAGCAGTAAAACTTTTGCCAGGAGAAGATTTTATTTATTTTGGAGATTCTAATAATGCACCATATGGTATAAAAACTGTGGAAGAAGCTAGTAAATTAACTTTTGAAGCTGTAGAATTTTTAATAAGTAAAAATATTAAGGCAGTAGTAATTGCTTGCAATACAGCAACCAGCGCTGCTATAGTAGATTTAAGAAAAAAGTATAGCATTGTAATGCCTGTAATAGGTATAGAACCAGCATTAAAGCCTGCTGTGGAATTGAAAAGAAAAGGACAAATAGTTGTAATGGCCACACCTATGACTTTGGCTGAGAGGAAATTTAATAATTTAATGAACAGATATAAAAGTCAGGCACAAATGTATCCTATGCCATGTCCTGGTCTTGTAGAATTAATAGAACAAGGCATGGTTGAAGGAGAAGCGGTGGAGAAATATCTAAGAGATAAAATAGAACCATTAAAAGAAGAAGGAATAGCAGCTATAGTTCTTGGATGTACCCACTATCCTTTTATAAAAAAGACTTTATCTAAGTTACTTAATAATGAAGTTCCAATTATAGATGGAAGCTTAGGAACTGTAAAACAATTGAAAAGAGAACTCATAAAAAGTAATTTGGCAAGTGAAAAAAGAGAAGGTGGAAAGGTAACTGTATATAATTCATTAGATAGTGATGAAATTATAAAGTTAAGTTATAAGCTATTGGAATGTGAGTAG